A genomic region of Bradyrhizobium sp. ORS 278 contains the following coding sequences:
- a CDS encoding (2Fe-2S)-binding protein has product MMTLTINGRDHQVDAEPDTPLLYVLRDDLALNAAKYGCGLGQCGACTVMIDGEAVFSCITPVLLLAGRKITTLEGLGTEEAPAPIQRAFIEEQAAQCGYCIPGMMMRAHALLQRNASPTDLQIRAELAPHLCRCGTHMRILRAVHRAADMVRRADAGTEGGRL; this is encoded by the coding sequence ATGATGACCCTCACGATCAACGGCCGCGATCACCAGGTGGACGCGGAGCCGGACACGCCGCTGCTCTACGTGCTGCGCGACGATCTCGCACTCAACGCGGCGAAATATGGCTGCGGGCTAGGCCAATGCGGCGCTTGCACGGTCATGATCGACGGCGAGGCCGTATTCTCCTGCATCACGCCCGTCCTGCTTCTCGCAGGCCGCAAGATCACCACGCTCGAAGGATTGGGCACGGAGGAAGCGCCGGCCCCGATCCAGCGCGCCTTCATCGAAGAGCAGGCCGCGCAATGCGGCTACTGTATCCCGGGCATGATGATGCGCGCGCATGCACTGCTGCAGCGCAATGCCAGCCCGACCGACCTGCAGATCCGCGCCGAGCTGGCGCCGCATCTCTGTCGTTGCGGCACGCACATGCGCATCCTGCGCGCGGTGCATCGGGCCGCGGACATGGTGCGCCGGGCCGATGCCGGCACCGAGGGAGGCAGGTTATGA
- a CDS encoding cytochrome c, with protein MSLSKRFGLALLTLLVILGAAALAMTWRPAIAAIDPPSAKAFDPALVKRGRQLAAIGNCADCHTFKGGKDFAGGLPVATPFGTIFSTNITPDPDTGIGRWSEAAFQRAMASGIDRAGQHLYPTFPYDHFTHVSPEDNSALYAYLMTREPVHVAPPDNHLTFPFNVRPILAGWKLLFLRRGEVTPDPARSAAWNRGQYLVEGLAHCGACHTPRNALGAERKAASFGGGEADNWQAYALNAQSPAPVPWTGDALLDYLRHGWQRDHGVARGPMAQVVNNLASVDADDVRAIATYTADIFGPPRDRSRRPEAGVADAAASQSKPPAGLPQASVSTANTGSAPSNNADGAAIYAAACANCHESARPLPYGGIDLHRSTGISAPDARNVANTVLYGLPPRDGERSPIMPGFAASLTDAQASALLAFLRARFSTQPPWSHLDQTLAGARRAQASFLRTAAEPPNISITGTTRGQP; from the coding sequence ATGTCCCTTTCGAAACGGTTCGGCCTCGCGCTCCTGACGCTGCTGGTGATCCTCGGCGCGGCCGCCCTTGCGATGACGTGGCGACCTGCGATCGCCGCGATCGATCCGCCCAGCGCAAAGGCCTTCGATCCCGCACTGGTCAAGCGCGGCCGGCAACTCGCGGCTATCGGCAATTGCGCCGACTGTCACACCTTCAAGGGCGGCAAGGATTTCGCCGGCGGGCTTCCTGTGGCCACGCCATTCGGAACAATCTTTTCGACCAACATCACGCCTGATCCGGACACGGGCATCGGCCGCTGGTCCGAGGCTGCGTTTCAGCGCGCGATGGCCTCCGGCATCGATCGTGCCGGACAGCATCTCTATCCGACCTTTCCCTATGATCACTTCACCCATGTGAGCCCTGAGGACAACAGCGCGCTCTATGCCTATCTGATGACGCGCGAGCCGGTGCATGTGGCGCCGCCCGACAATCACCTCACCTTCCCCTTCAACGTCAGACCCATTTTGGCCGGCTGGAAGCTGCTGTTCCTGCGCCGCGGCGAGGTGACGCCGGATCCCGCCCGGAGCGCCGCCTGGAACCGCGGGCAATATCTCGTCGAGGGCCTCGCGCATTGCGGCGCGTGCCACACGCCGCGCAATGCGCTCGGCGCCGAACGGAAGGCAGCCAGCTTCGGCGGCGGTGAGGCCGATAATTGGCAGGCCTATGCGCTGAATGCACAGTCGCCGGCGCCGGTGCCATGGACCGGGGACGCGCTGCTCGACTATCTGCGTCACGGCTGGCAGAGGGATCACGGCGTCGCGCGCGGGCCGATGGCGCAGGTCGTCAACAATCTGGCTTCCGTGGACGCGGATGATGTCCGAGCGATCGCAACCTATACGGCCGACATCTTCGGTCCTCCGCGGGATCGGTCGCGGCGCCCGGAGGCCGGAGTTGCCGACGCCGCCGCAAGTCAGTCCAAGCCGCCAGCAGGCCTCCCGCAAGCCTCCGTCTCAACAGCGAACACCGGGTCCGCGCCCTCCAACAACGCGGATGGCGCGGCGATCTATGCCGCCGCCTGCGCCAACTGCCATGAGAGCGCGCGTCCCCTCCCCTATGGCGGCATCGACCTGCATCGCTCCACCGGCATCAGCGCGCCAGACGCCCGCAACGTCGCCAACACCGTGCTGTACGGCCTGCCGCCGCGCGACGGTGAACGCAGCCCAATCATGCCGGGCTTCGCCGCGAGCCTGACCGATGCGCAGGCAAGCGCGCTGCTTGCATTCCTCCGCGCCCGCTTCAGCACGCAGCCGCCGTGGAGCCATCTCGATCAGACCCTCGCCGGGGCACGCCGGGCACAGGCGAGCTTCCTCCGCACGGCGGCCGAGCCGCCCAACATCAGCATCACCGGGACGACGCGAGGCCAGCCATGA
- a CDS encoding DHA2 family efflux MFS transporter permease subunit, which produces MNKQRIIPLIVATALFMENMDSTVIATSLPAIARDIGTSPLTLKLAITSYLLSLAVFIPASGWTADRFGARRVFSSAVAVFMIGSIGCALANSVENFVFARILQGMGGAMMTPVGRLVLLRSVDKSALVGAMAWVTIPALIGPVIGPPVGGFITTYFSWHWIFLINIPIGIVGIIMALRFIDPIKSDNPEPFDLYGMVLAGIGLAGLAFGLSVAGLNLLPWSVVGSLVAIGAISMTLYVRHSWRTNSPVLDFSLLRLPTLRASIVGGFMFRLGIGALPFLLPLLMQLGFGLSPFQSGLVTFGSSAGAMGMKALAARLIKTFGFRHLMTVNAVVSSVFLAACALFTPATPLLLIVIILFVGGFFRSLQFTAINTVAYAEVETAQMSRATTLTSVNQQLAISAGVAVGAFSVETTMWAHGASQLTATSFAPAFIVVAITSALSSLLFWQMPDDAGSEISGRKVNAIASRKGAEKGAEKAATKSASETTHDARDQKLG; this is translated from the coding sequence ATGAACAAGCAACGCATCATTCCGCTGATCGTCGCCACCGCCCTGTTCATGGAGAACATGGACTCCACGGTCATCGCGACCTCGCTGCCGGCGATCGCTAGGGATATCGGCACCAGCCCGCTGACCTTGAAGCTCGCGATCACGTCCTACCTGCTGTCGCTCGCGGTGTTCATCCCGGCGAGCGGCTGGACGGCCGACCGCTTCGGCGCACGGCGGGTGTTCTCCAGCGCGGTCGCGGTGTTCATGATCGGCTCGATCGGGTGCGCGCTCGCCAACTCGGTCGAGAACTTCGTGTTCGCGCGCATCCTGCAGGGCATGGGCGGGGCGATGATGACGCCGGTCGGCCGCCTCGTGCTGCTGCGCTCCGTCGACAAGAGCGCGCTGGTCGGCGCGATGGCCTGGGTCACGATCCCCGCGCTGATCGGCCCGGTGATCGGGCCGCCGGTCGGCGGCTTCATCACCACCTATTTCTCCTGGCACTGGATCTTCCTGATCAACATCCCGATCGGCATCGTCGGCATCATCATGGCGCTGCGCTTCATCGATCCGATCAAGAGTGACAATCCAGAGCCGTTCGATCTCTACGGCATGGTGCTCGCCGGCATCGGGCTGGCCGGCCTCGCCTTCGGCCTGTCGGTCGCCGGCCTCAATCTGCTGCCGTGGTCGGTGGTCGGCAGCCTGGTCGCGATCGGCGCGATCTCGATGACGCTCTATGTCCGCCACTCCTGGCGGACCAATTCGCCGGTGCTCGACTTCTCGCTGCTGCGGCTGCCGACCTTGCGGGCCTCGATCGTCGGCGGCTTCATGTTCCGGCTCGGCATCGGCGCCCTGCCCTTCCTGCTGCCGCTGTTGATGCAGCTCGGCTTCGGCCTGTCGCCGTTCCAGTCCGGCCTCGTCACCTTCGGCTCCTCGGCCGGCGCGATGGGCATGAAGGCGCTGGCGGCGCGGCTGATCAAGACCTTCGGCTTCCGCCACCTCATGACGGTCAATGCGGTCGTCAGCTCGGTCTTCCTCGCCGCCTGCGCGCTGTTCACGCCGGCGACGCCGCTGTTGCTGATCGTCATCATCCTGTTCGTCGGCGGCTTCTTCCGCTCGCTGCAGTTCACCGCGATCAACACCGTCGCCTATGCCGAGGTCGAGACCGCGCAGATGAGCCGCGCCACCACGCTGACCAGCGTCAACCAGCAGCTCGCGATCTCCGCCGGAGTCGCCGTCGGCGCGTTTTCAGTGGAGACGACGATGTGGGCTCATGGTGCGAGCCAGCTGACTGCCACCTCCTTCGCGCCAGCCTTCATCGTCGTCGCCATCACCTCGGCGCTGTCGTCGCTCCTGTTCTGGCAGATGCCCGACGATGCCGGCAGCGAAATCTCCGGCCGGAAGGTCAATGCGATCGCGAGCCGCAAGGGCGCGGAAAAAGGCGCCGAGAAGGCCGCGACCAAGTCGGCCAGCGAGACCACGCACGACGCGCGGGATCAGAAGCTGGGATGA
- the guaB gene encoding IMP dehydrogenase translates to MATVQTLREAFTFDDVLLKPGLSDVLPSEVDIRSRVTREIPLNIPIMASAMDTVTEARMAIAMAQAGGVGVIHRNFDPEGQAAQVRQVKKFESGMVVNPLTIAPDATLADALALMKDYGFSGIPVVTGGGKGIPGKLVGILTNRDVRFATDPRQKISELMTHENLVTVREGVGQDEAKKILHKHRIEKLLVVDDQYRCVGLITVKDMEKAVAHPLACKDAQGRLRVAAATTVGEGGFERTEKLIEAGVDLVVVDTAHGHSSRVLEAVNRIKRISNAVQVIAGNIATRDGAQALIDAGADAVKVGIGPGSICTTRIVAGVGVPQLTAIMDAVEAAKKADVPVIADGGIKFSGDLAKALAAGADVAMVGSLLAGTDETPGEVFLWQGRSYKAYRGMGSVGAMARGSADRYFQQDIKDTLKLVPEGIEGQVPYKGPVGNVMHQLAGGLRAAMGYVGAKTLEDFHAKAEFVRITGAGLRESHVHDVTITRESPNYPGGA, encoded by the coding sequence ATGGCGACCGTGCAGACACTTCGCGAAGCCTTCACCTTCGACGACGTGCTCTTGAAGCCGGGCCTGTCCGATGTGCTTCCCTCCGAGGTCGACATCCGCTCGCGCGTGACGCGCGAAATCCCGCTGAACATTCCGATCATGGCCTCCGCCATGGATACCGTCACCGAGGCGCGCATGGCGATCGCGATGGCGCAGGCTGGTGGTGTCGGGGTGATCCATCGCAATTTCGATCCCGAGGGCCAGGCCGCCCAGGTGCGCCAGGTCAAGAAGTTCGAATCCGGCATGGTGGTGAACCCGCTGACCATCGCGCCGGACGCGACGCTGGCGGACGCGCTGGCGCTGATGAAGGATTACGGCTTCTCCGGCATTCCCGTCGTCACCGGTGGCGGCAAGGGCATTCCCGGCAAGCTGGTCGGCATCCTGACCAACCGCGACGTCCGCTTCGCCACCGATCCGCGGCAGAAGATCTCCGAGCTGATGACGCATGAGAACCTCGTCACCGTGCGCGAGGGCGTCGGCCAGGACGAGGCCAAGAAGATCCTGCACAAGCACCGCATCGAAAAGCTGCTCGTCGTCGACGATCAGTACCGCTGCGTGGGCCTGATCACCGTCAAGGACATGGAGAAGGCGGTCGCGCATCCCCTGGCCTGCAAGGACGCGCAGGGACGGCTCCGCGTCGCCGCCGCGACCACCGTGGGCGAGGGCGGTTTCGAGCGCACCGAGAAGCTGATCGAGGCCGGCGTCGATCTCGTCGTCGTCGATACCGCGCATGGCCATTCCTCGCGCGTGCTGGAAGCGGTCAACCGCATCAAGCGCATCTCCAACGCGGTGCAGGTGATCGCCGGCAACATCGCCACCCGCGACGGCGCCCAGGCGCTGATCGATGCTGGCGCTGACGCGGTCAAGGTCGGCATCGGCCCGGGCTCGATCTGCACCACCCGCATCGTCGCCGGCGTCGGCGTGCCGCAGCTCACCGCGATCATGGATGCAGTGGAAGCCGCCAAGAAGGCTGACGTGCCTGTGATCGCCGACGGCGGCATCAAGTTCTCCGGCGACCTCGCCAAGGCGCTCGCCGCCGGCGCCGACGTCGCCATGGTCGGCTCGCTGCTCGCCGGCACCGACGAGACCCCCGGCGAAGTCTTCCTGTGGCAGGGCCGCTCCTACAAGGCCTATCGCGGCATGGGCTCGGTCGGCGCGATGGCCCGCGGCTCGGCCGACCGCTACTTCCAGCAGGACATCAAGGACACCTTGAAGCTCGTGCCCGAGGGCATCGAGGGCCAGGTGCCGTACAAGGGCCCGGTCGGCAACGTCATGCACCAGCTCGCCGGGGGCCTGCGCGCCGCCATGGGCTATGTCGGCGCCAAGACGCTGGAAGACTTCCACGCCAAGGCCGAGTTCGTCCGCATCACCGGCGCGGGCTTGCGCGAAAGCCACGTCCACGACGTGACCATCACCCGCGAGAGCCCGAACTATCCGGGCGGGGCGTAA
- a CDS encoding NADP-dependent oxidoreductase: MSQAKRIVLAARPVGEPKPSDFRLEDYAVPTPGAGEVLLRTIWLSLDPYMRGRMSDGPSYAQPVPVGGVMEAGTVCEVVASNNPAFKPGDIVLARAGWQTHAISDGRGLAKVDPSLAPISTAVGVLGMPGMTAYTGLLDIGQPKAGETVVVAAASGAVGSAVGQIAKIKGARAIGIAGGKDKCDYVRSEFGFDDCLDHRDPDLAAKLKVACPDGIDVYFENVGGPVFEAVFPLFNAFARMPVCGLIAHYNDTQSASPKWAGALMRNVLTKRLLIRGFIVSDFASRHGDFIKDMSAWVRDGKVKYKEHVTEGLENAPDAFMGLLKGANFGKQLVRVGPDKA; the protein is encoded by the coding sequence ATGTCCCAAGCCAAGCGCATCGTGCTCGCCGCGCGTCCCGTCGGCGAGCCTAAGCCCAGCGATTTCCGCCTCGAGGATTACGCCGTGCCGACGCCCGGCGCCGGCGAGGTGCTGCTGCGCACGATCTGGCTGTCGCTCGATCCCTACATGCGCGGCCGCATGAGCGACGGGCCGTCCTATGCCCAGCCGGTGCCGGTCGGCGGCGTGATGGAGGCGGGGACCGTGTGCGAGGTGGTGGCCTCCAACAATCCAGCCTTCAAGCCCGGCGACATCGTGCTGGCCCGCGCCGGCTGGCAGACGCATGCGATCTCCGACGGCCGTGGTCTCGCCAAGGTCGACCCGAGCCTCGCGCCGATCTCGACCGCGGTCGGCGTGCTCGGCATGCCCGGCATGACCGCCTATACCGGCCTGCTCGACATCGGCCAGCCCAAGGCCGGCGAGACCGTGGTGGTCGCCGCCGCCTCCGGTGCGGTCGGCTCGGCGGTGGGGCAGATCGCCAAGATCAAGGGCGCCCGCGCCATCGGCATCGCCGGCGGCAAGGACAAATGCGACTACGTTCGATCCGAATTCGGCTTCGACGACTGCCTCGACCATCGCGACCCCGATCTCGCGGCCAAGCTGAAAGTGGCGTGCCCTGATGGCATCGACGTCTATTTCGAGAATGTCGGCGGCCCGGTGTTCGAGGCGGTGTTCCCGCTGTTCAACGCCTTCGCCCGCATGCCCGTCTGCGGCCTGATCGCGCATTACAACGACACCCAGTCGGCCTCGCCGAAATGGGCCGGCGCGCTGATGCGCAACGTGCTGACCAAGCGTCTCCTGATCCGCGGCTTCATCGTCTCCGACTTCGCCTCCCGCCACGGCGACTTCATCAAGGACATGTCGGCCTGGGTCCGCGACGGCAAGGTCAAGTATAAGGAGCACGTCACCGAAGGTCTGGAGAATGCGCCGGATGCGTTCATGGGCCTGCTCAAGGGCGCCAATTTCGGCAAGCAGCTGGTGCGGGTCGGGCCGGATAAAGCCTGA
- a CDS encoding MAPEG family protein, which yields MSLPMVLLPVFVEIALTFALLFWNKTRSQATDAADEFGLPTLFYALIAIALPLRHADLVIVLLSWVFVVTRFVNAGFVRGADKRSLAWTASALVLLAMWLYFALKMLLLI from the coding sequence ATGTCGCTGCCCATGGTGCTGCTGCCCGTCTTCGTCGAGATCGCGCTGACGTTTGCGCTGCTATTCTGGAATAAGACGCGCAGCCAAGCCACGGACGCCGCCGACGAATTCGGCCTGCCGACCTTGTTCTACGCCCTGATCGCGATTGCGCTGCCGCTGCGCCATGCCGATCTGGTGATCGTGCTGCTGTCCTGGGTGTTCGTCGTCACCCGCTTCGTCAATGCCGGCTTTGTGCGCGGGGCAGACAAGCGCTCCCTGGCCTGGACCGCCTCGGCGCTGGTGCTGCTGGCGATGTGGCTGTATTTCGCCCTGAAGATGCTTCTTCTGATCTGA